The following coding sequences lie in one Salmo salar chromosome ssa13, Ssal_v3.1, whole genome shotgun sequence genomic window:
- the LOC106567122 gene encoding cerebellin-4, whose translation MVLLGLLDNAMVKYIVLMFSLALISEFVGAQNDTEPIVLEGKCLVVCDSNPTTDWKGSSSPLGISVRAANSKVAFSAVRSNNHEPSEMSNKTRIIYFDQVLVNIGNYFTLESVFLSPRKGIYSFNFHVIKVYQSQTIQVNLMLNGKPVISAFAGDKDVTREAATNGVLLFLDKEDKVYLKLEKGNLVGGWQYSTFSGFLVFPL comes from the exons ATGGTGCTGTTAGGGTTGTTGGACAATGCGATGGTCAAATATATTGTTCTTATGTTTAGTTTGGCGTTGATCTCTGAGTTTGTGGGAGCTCAGAATGACACGGAGCCTATAGTCCTGGAGGGCAAATGTCTTGTGGTTTGCGACTCTAATCCGACTACGGATTGGAAGGGCTCGTCCTCTCCTCTAGGCATTTCGGTGCGCGCGGCAAACTCCAAGGTGGCTTTTTCTGCGGTCCGGAGCAACAATCACGAACCGTCGGAGATGAGCAATAAAACAAGAATCATATACTTCGACCAA GTTCTTGTGAATATAGGCAACTATTTCACTTTGGAGTCAGTGTTTTTGTCACCCAGAAAAGGGATCTACAGTTTTAATTTTCACGTTATAAAAGTGTACCAGAGTCAGACTATACAG GTGAACTTAATGTTGAATGGGAAACCTGTCATCTCAGCTTTTGCGGGTGACAAAGACGTAACTCGAGAGGCAGCCACCAATGGAGTTCTGCTCTTTTTGGATAAAGAGGACAAGGTCTACCTTAAACTGGAGAAGGGAAATCTAGTTGGCGGATGGCAATACTCTACATTCTCTGGTTTCCTTGTTTtcccactgtaa